One part of the Xylanimonas allomyrinae genome encodes these proteins:
- the erpA gene encoding iron-sulfur cluster insertion protein ErpA, with product MTDTLETATHGVVLTDVAAAKVRSLLEQEGRDDLRLRVAVQPGGCSGLIYQLYFDERLLDGDALADFDGVEVVVDKMSVPYLEGATVDFADTIEKQGFTIDNPNAGSSCACGGSFA from the coding sequence ATGACCGACACCCTCGAGACCGCCACGCACGGCGTGGTCCTGACCGACGTCGCCGCCGCCAAGGTTCGCAGCCTCCTGGAGCAGGAGGGCCGCGACGACCTGCGTCTGCGCGTTGCCGTGCAGCCCGGTGGCTGCTCGGGCCTGATCTACCAGCTCTACTTCGACGAGCGTCTGCTGGACGGCGACGCGCTCGCCGACTTCGACGGCGTCGAGGTCGTGGTCGACAAGATGAGCGTCCCGTACCTCGAGGGCGCGACCGTCGACTTCGCGGACACGATCGAGAAGCAGGGCTTCACGATCGACAACCCCAACGCCGGCAGTTCCTGTGCCTGCGGCGGATCGTTCGCCTGA